From one Tsukamurella tyrosinosolvens genomic stretch:
- a CDS encoding SDR family NAD(P)-dependent oxidoreductase has protein sequence MANFVRALNHRMLQRSLIPPLPGLPPRNSSESLAGKTIAITGASAGIGRAAAYRLASRGATLVLIARGDAGLNETSAGVSARGGIAIPLTADLADEASAMRVIDELNRRNVDVLVNNAGRSIRRKIVDSTERMHDFERTMAINYFAAVRLSLGVLDGMRERDNGQIVNVCTWALRPGTMPLFGAYGASKAALEMFSRSLGAELDGSGVAVTVVYFPLVKTGMISPTEKYDSRVTLSDDEAGEWIEHALDARPMRIVPNLMKAAPIADVTVPGLMNKVSRIIS, from the coding sequence ATGGCCAACTTTGTTCGTGCACTCAACCACCGAATGCTGCAGAGGTCCCTCATACCTCCGCTTCCCGGTCTTCCACCACGGAACAGCTCAGAGTCCCTCGCGGGCAAAACCATCGCCATCACGGGCGCGTCGGCAGGCATAGGCCGCGCCGCCGCCTATCGCCTTGCGAGCCGGGGGGCGACATTGGTCCTGATCGCGCGTGGTGATGCGGGACTTAACGAGACATCGGCCGGGGTCAGCGCTCGTGGCGGCATCGCCATTCCATTGACTGCCGACCTGGCGGACGAAGCCTCCGCCATGAGAGTCATCGACGAACTGAATCGACGGAACGTAGATGTCTTGGTCAACAACGCCGGCCGATCAATCCGCCGCAAGATCGTCGACTCGACAGAGCGAATGCACGACTTCGAGCGGACGATGGCAATCAACTACTTCGCCGCTGTGCGTCTGTCCCTAGGCGTCCTCGACGGCATGCGCGAACGCGACAATGGGCAGATTGTGAACGTGTGCACCTGGGCCCTGAGGCCAGGGACCATGCCACTATTCGGCGCCTACGGCGCGTCGAAGGCCGCGTTGGAGATGTTCTCGAGAAGTCTTGGAGCGGAACTCGACGGATCCGGGGTCGCCGTCACTGTCGTCTACTTCCCCCTCGTTAAGACCGGCATGATCAGCCCAACAGAGAAGTACGACAGCCGTGTGACCCTCAGCGACGACGAAGCTGGCGAGTGGATCGAGCACGCTCTGGACGCGCGCCCGATGCGCATCGTCCCGAACCTGATGAAGGCCGCCCCGATCGCCGACGTCACCGTTCCGGGACTCATGAACAAGGTGAGCCGCATCATCAGCTGA
- a CDS encoding VWA domain-containing protein, which produces MSLFGRRSGDSTTLTPKNTVALVRDDGPANDRVSLEKRGAGVDLLKRYDKAGVSLSKRGLSGVRTEALLLLDHSMSMDRDYRDGLVQQLVERALGFALQVDGDGVIPVIPFDSGVGAEVNVTVENYAGIVDRELYRPSKMGSTNLTAALKEVEVLAEKTQAPLFVIVVTDGSPDDRRSATAAVRRLSQYAVFLKFLAIRPVDYLQELDDMDGRLVDNADAKFLSNPSGVSDLEFAEAMVDEWDSWITAAQTAGLLR; this is translated from the coding sequence ATGAGCCTGTTCGGACGCCGTAGCGGCGACAGCACCACCCTCACCCCCAAGAACACCGTCGCCCTGGTCCGCGACGACGGCCCGGCCAACGACCGCGTGAGCCTGGAGAAGCGCGGCGCCGGGGTCGATCTGCTCAAGCGATACGACAAGGCCGGCGTGAGCCTGTCCAAGCGCGGACTGTCCGGAGTGCGCACCGAGGCCCTGCTCCTCCTCGATCACTCCATGTCGATGGACCGGGACTACCGCGACGGGCTCGTTCAGCAGCTCGTGGAGCGAGCTCTCGGATTCGCGCTGCAGGTCGACGGTGACGGGGTCATCCCCGTCATCCCTTTCGACTCGGGCGTTGGCGCCGAGGTCAACGTGACGGTCGAGAACTACGCGGGCATCGTCGACCGCGAGCTCTATCGCCCGAGCAAGATGGGCTCGACCAACCTCACCGCGGCGCTCAAGGAGGTCGAGGTGCTGGCCGAGAAGACCCAGGCGCCCCTGTTCGTCATCGTGGTGACGGACGGCAGCCCGGACGACCGGCGAAGTGCCACAGCTGCGGTCCGGCGGCTGTCCCAGTACGCCGTGTTCTTGAAGTTTCTCGCCATTCGCCCGGTCGACTACCTGCAGGAGCTCGACGACATGGACGGACGTCTGGTCGACAACGCCGACGCGAAGTTCCTGTCGAACCCGAGCGGCGTCAGCGACCTCGAGTTCGCGGAGGCGATGGTCGACGAGTGGGACAGCTGGATCACAGCTGCGCAGACCGCAGGGCTGCTCCGATGA
- a CDS encoding conjugal transfer protein produces MASVLKMLKFSEWKRSTLNRAMLYSAIAWPFAIVLSIFSVLLSYGAISKVPKAIDVNRAYSNIVAAQNFAYDSLLLWMAGTTSSEKRLMQRSSAGPNITLSQVPFEVRDIRPAAVVPYKGSDADEWQIVFAVTFVPPGSSSAQTNNYQVTLLDARDQNFQLLLWPVIVNPASKPFKVDSKYGDPVDKNGPLGKSLTRFATAYLASPDSSPTLGQYVSNGFGAPIASSPYTSVELLEVRAERGSPQLSSATEGTTLHVMARVKAMASLQTWSIMDLPLTVQLRGNDVWVVDKIDSPIGWGSITYSK; encoded by the coding sequence ATGGCCTCCGTGCTGAAGATGCTCAAGTTCTCGGAGTGGAAGCGGAGCACGCTCAACCGCGCGATGCTGTACAGCGCGATCGCGTGGCCGTTTGCGATTGTGCTGTCGATCTTCTCGGTGCTGCTGTCCTACGGCGCGATCTCCAAGGTCCCGAAGGCGATCGACGTCAACCGTGCGTACTCGAACATCGTCGCCGCGCAGAACTTCGCCTACGACTCGCTACTGCTCTGGATGGCGGGCACCACCTCCTCGGAGAAGCGGCTCATGCAGCGTTCGTCGGCTGGCCCGAACATCACGCTCTCGCAGGTTCCGTTCGAGGTCCGAGACATCCGGCCCGCCGCGGTCGTTCCGTACAAGGGCTCGGACGCCGACGAGTGGCAGATCGTCTTCGCCGTCACGTTCGTCCCCCCGGGATCGAGCTCCGCGCAGACGAACAACTACCAGGTGACGCTCCTCGACGCGCGCGACCAGAACTTCCAGCTCCTGCTCTGGCCGGTGATCGTCAACCCCGCATCGAAGCCCTTCAAGGTGGACTCCAAGTACGGCGACCCGGTCGACAAGAACGGCCCTCTCGGGAAGTCGCTGACCCGCTTCGCGACCGCGTACCTGGCATCGCCGGACAGCTCTCCGACGCTCGGGCAGTACGTCTCGAACGGATTCGGCGCGCCAATCGCCTCGAGCCCGTACACCTCGGTCGAGCTCCTCGAGGTTCGCGCCGAGCGCGGCAGTCCGCAGCTGTCGTCGGCCACGGAGGGCACGACCCTGCACGTGATGGCGCGAGTGAAGGCGATGGCTTCGCTGCAGACCTGGTCGATCATGGACCTGCCGCTGACCGTCCAGCTCCGCGGGAACGATGTCTGGGTGGTCGACAAGATCGACTCCCCGATCGGCTGGGGTTCGATCACCTACTCGAAGTAG
- the istA gene encoding IS21 family transposase has product MGSKVELFAQIRRDARVEGMSIRALARKHGVHRRTVRQALSSAEPPPRKTPERSSPRLDRFKAAIDEMLRSDLDAPRKQRHTATRIRERLAIEHDAVELSYSTVRDYVRVRRAQIEVEAGRRTEVFIAQDHAPGAEAEVDFGEVWVILGGVKTKCHMFVYRLSHSGKAIHRVYPTGGQEAFLEGHVEAFRELGGVPTRHIRYDNLTSAVVAVLQGGDRRRQENPRWTLFHSHYGFDPFYCQPGIAGAHEKGGVEGEVGWFRRNRLTPMPQVESLDELNEQIKAWEDRDEGRRIDGRLRTIGQDYEHDRAALAPLPVEDFDPGLILTPRVDRSAMITVRMVKYSVPAHLIGRRVRVSLQASQLLVYDGRTLVARHPRVAGRGTAKIDLDHYLEVLKFKPGALPGSTALAQARAAGVFTASHDAFWAAARRVNGDTDGTSELIDVLLLHRSLPAAAVIAGIDAALRVGAVSAEVVAVEARRAEARLLAHASVAADQTGGANAGRHLDRHAERREQRVVSLTQRRLADPAAVIAGLPPDRRPLPSVTAYDRLLPQHRRRTASDALPASLDPPPIESLDPPPIERPTRL; this is encoded by the coding sequence ATGGGATCGAAGGTGGAGCTGTTCGCGCAGATCCGGCGGGACGCCCGGGTCGAGGGCATGAGTATCCGGGCGTTGGCTCGCAAGCATGGCGTGCACCGGAGGACGGTGCGGCAGGCGTTGTCATCGGCGGAGCCGCCGCCGCGGAAGACGCCGGAGCGGTCGTCGCCGCGGTTGGACCGGTTCAAGGCGGCGATTGATGAGATGTTGCGGTCGGATCTGGATGCTCCGCGTAAGCAGCGGCACACCGCGACGCGGATCCGGGAACGCCTGGCGATCGAGCACGATGCGGTCGAGTTGTCGTATTCGACGGTGCGGGACTACGTGCGGGTCCGGCGGGCGCAGATCGAGGTGGAGGCCGGCCGCCGGACGGAGGTGTTCATCGCCCAGGACCACGCCCCGGGCGCGGAGGCGGAGGTCGACTTCGGCGAGGTCTGGGTGATCCTGGGCGGGGTGAAGACCAAGTGCCACATGTTCGTCTACCGGCTCTCGCACTCGGGCAAGGCCATTCACCGGGTCTATCCGACCGGCGGGCAGGAAGCGTTCCTCGAAGGGCACGTCGAGGCGTTCCGCGAGCTCGGCGGGGTCCCGACCCGGCATATCCGCTACGACAATCTCACCTCGGCGGTGGTCGCGGTCCTGCAGGGCGGAGACCGGCGGCGACAGGAGAACCCGCGGTGGACGTTGTTTCACTCGCACTACGGATTCGATCCGTTCTACTGCCAGCCCGGCATCGCCGGGGCGCACGAGAAGGGCGGCGTTGAAGGCGAGGTCGGATGGTTCCGCCGCAACCGGCTGACCCCAATGCCGCAGGTCGAGTCCCTCGATGAGCTCAACGAGCAGATCAAAGCCTGGGAGGACCGCGACGAGGGCCGCCGGATCGACGGACGACTGCGCACCATCGGCCAGGACTACGAGCACGACCGAGCAGCGCTCGCGCCGCTGCCGGTGGAGGATTTCGACCCGGGCCTGATCCTCACACCACGGGTCGATCGGTCGGCGATGATCACCGTTCGGATGGTGAAGTATTCGGTGCCGGCGCACCTGATCGGCCGCCGAGTCCGCGTCTCACTACAAGCCTCCCAGCTGCTGGTCTACGACGGCCGGACCCTGGTCGCGCGGCATCCACGGGTCGCCGGCCGCGGCACCGCGAAGATCGACCTCGACCACTACCTCGAGGTGCTCAAGTTCAAACCCGGTGCCCTGCCGGGATCAACGGCGTTGGCGCAGGCCCGCGCTGCCGGGGTGTTCACCGCCAGCCATGATGCGTTCTGGGCCGCCGCCCGACGAGTCAACGGCGACACCGACGGCACCAGCGAGCTGATCGACGTCCTGCTGCTGCACCGCAGCCTGCCCGCCGCGGCGGTGATCGCCGGCATCGATGCTGCATTGCGGGTCGGGGCGGTGAGCGCCGAGGTCGTCGCCGTTGAGGCTCGCCGCGCCGAAGCCCGCCTGCTCGCGCACGCCTCGGTCGCTGCCGACCAGACAGGTGGGGCCAACGCTGGCCGTCATCTCGATCGCCATGCCGAACGACGCGAGCAACGAGTTGTCAGCCTCACCCAACGACGGCTCGCAGACCCCGCGGCGGTGATCGCCGGCCTGCCACCCGACCGGCGACCGCTGCCCAGCGTTACGGCCTACGACCGCCTGCTCCCGCAGCACCGGCGACGCACTGCCTCCGACGCGCTACCTGCGTCGCTGGACCCACCACCGATTGAGTCGCTGGACCCACCACCGATTGAAAGGCCCACCCGGCTATGA
- a CDS encoding XF1762 family protein, protein MRLTICPTTLAEAKAFVGRVHRHHKPPVGHKFSIACTDGDTVVGVAIVGRPVARHFDDGLTLEVTRCATDGTRNAASALYGASWRAARALGYRRLITYTRREESGASLRGAGWRVIAERSPRPGWNAPGRPREDTSTEHNVLRTLWEAA, encoded by the coding sequence ATGCGCCTGACGATCTGCCCCACCACGCTCGCCGAGGCCAAGGCCTTCGTCGGGCGGGTGCACAGGCACCACAAGCCGCCGGTCGGCCACAAGTTCTCGATCGCCTGCACCGACGGTGACACCGTCGTCGGGGTCGCCATCGTCGGCCGGCCCGTCGCCCGCCACTTCGACGACGGACTCACCCTTGAGGTCACTCGCTGCGCGACCGACGGCACCCGCAACGCGGCGAGCGCGCTCTACGGCGCCTCGTGGCGCGCGGCCCGCGCCCTCGGGTACCGCCGGCTGATCACCTACACCCGCAGGGAGGAGTCGGGCGCAAGCCTGCGCGGCGCCGGCTGGCGAGTCATCGCTGAGCGCAGCCCGCGTCCCGGGTGGAATGCCCCTGGCCGGCCACGGGAAGACACGAGCACCGAGCACAACGTCCTACGGACCCTCTGGGAGGCAGCATGA
- a CDS encoding DUF7446 family protein codes for MKIGIQAERFTDRISAARLNKAETLLLGDKQDVTDDCILAVAAWARYHYESAAEVRYGATRIVIQVFDEEEAK; via the coding sequence GTGAAGATCGGAATCCAGGCGGAGCGTTTCACCGACAGGATCTCGGCGGCGCGCCTGAACAAGGCCGAAACTCTGTTGCTCGGCGATAAGCAGGACGTCACGGACGACTGCATCCTCGCGGTGGCCGCGTGGGCTCGGTACCACTACGAAAGCGCAGCAGAGGTCCGATACGGGGCGACGCGCATCGTCATCCAGGTCTTCGATGAAGAGGAGGCGAAGTGA
- a CDS encoding GAF domain-containing protein — protein MDQFSQVLDGEAVRGWLPWSQRRYTPGAWPVVEQAARFGEPREEVVDHGIVVRAVPIPGPDGETFGVRVWQHRHAPEQDPPQAGGFTWNEAARVFHQSFACANMSGTTYEEFIADRPTVDFTRRALRFDYVAELVDILHTQTSGKRFSHPVTVVHIQTGEIMAWQMILEAGGDCVRGFFYDMTPLGAVPDLPSPSEFAQRYIASAEGRGLALGVRLEDGGLVIGTWLTDPPTGVSVDRISGDGHYLVTDDSSRRLAAARLGESVEVHIRLTDGGWGAAQASVLPYMHGSQPDQTLLVVDFRLP, from the coding sequence GTGGACCAATTCAGCCAGGTCCTGGATGGCGAGGCTGTTCGAGGCTGGCTTCCGTGGTCTCAACGGCGATACACGCCCGGCGCCTGGCCGGTCGTCGAGCAGGCCGCACGCTTCGGAGAGCCCCGTGAAGAGGTCGTCGACCACGGGATCGTGGTACGGGCGGTTCCCATTCCGGGCCCTGATGGTGAGACCTTCGGCGTGCGAGTGTGGCAGCACAGGCATGCTCCTGAGCAGGATCCGCCCCAGGCCGGAGGCTTCACCTGGAATGAGGCCGCGCGGGTCTTCCACCAAAGCTTCGCCTGCGCCAACATGTCAGGAACGACGTACGAAGAGTTCATTGCCGACCGCCCGACTGTCGACTTCACGCGGCGGGCACTCCGGTTCGACTACGTCGCCGAACTTGTGGACATTCTGCACACGCAAACGTCCGGAAAGCGCTTCTCGCACCCCGTCACGGTTGTGCACATCCAGACCGGCGAAATCATGGCCTGGCAGATGATCCTCGAAGCTGGAGGAGATTGCGTCCGCGGCTTTTTCTACGACATGACCCCGCTCGGGGCTGTTCCGGACCTACCGTCGCCTTCTGAGTTCGCGCAACGGTACATCGCCTCTGCGGAAGGTCGCGGCTTGGCACTCGGCGTGCGTCTTGAAGATGGCGGACTCGTGATCGGGACCTGGCTTACGGATCCACCCACGGGAGTGAGCGTCGACCGGATATCGGGCGACGGCCACTATCTGGTCACTGACGACTCAAGTCGCCGACTGGCAGCAGCACGCCTCGGGGAGAGCGTGGAAGTTCATATCCGTCTCACGGACGGAGGCTGGGGCGCAGCGCAGGCATCAGTCCTTCCCTACATGCACGGCTCCCAACCGGACCAAACTCTCCTCGTGGTCGACTTCCGCCTCCCCTGA
- a CDS encoding helicase associated domain-containing protein produces the protein MEHDSGREGTSEQRRRLDYDAAWQQRFLLVAERDARGLPLHGAWRTAWLSRQRRAHAAGTLSAGRAAALESLASFSWHPAADSWSRSLRRLQDFAEARGRMPTRADDQNLAGWAAAQRFALRNGTLAPERCSALRALPGWTEAANTTRSAPTWFARVDDLLEHVERAGRMPRTQSPDPAEAALARWVSTQRAQRRGGTLSAYRRHALETVPGWKWRGHDSAWEANFQLARATPPVEIRPGHPIYGWVIRQRRAHRAGRLTPRRAQQLESLRLLDARVRSRR, from the coding sequence GTGGAGCATGACTCGGGACGCGAAGGCACGTCCGAGCAGCGGAGGCGCCTCGACTACGACGCCGCGTGGCAGCAGCGGTTTCTGTTGGTCGCCGAGCGCGATGCTCGCGGCCTGCCGTTGCACGGTGCCTGGCGCACCGCGTGGCTGAGTCGCCAACGACGGGCCCACGCCGCCGGCACGTTGAGCGCCGGACGAGCCGCGGCGCTCGAGAGCCTCGCCTCCTTCAGCTGGCACCCCGCGGCGGACAGCTGGTCGCGATCGCTGCGCCGCCTTCAAGACTTCGCCGAGGCCCGTGGGCGAATGCCCACCCGCGCAGATGACCAGAACCTCGCAGGCTGGGCCGCCGCGCAGCGCTTCGCCTTGCGCAACGGGACTCTCGCACCCGAGCGATGTTCGGCGCTGAGGGCGTTGCCCGGTTGGACCGAAGCCGCCAACACGACCCGGTCCGCGCCGACGTGGTTCGCGCGGGTCGACGACCTCCTCGAGCATGTCGAACGGGCGGGCCGCATGCCCCGGACGCAGTCCCCTGACCCGGCCGAGGCCGCCCTCGCCCGATGGGTGTCCACGCAGCGCGCGCAGCGCCGCGGCGGGACGCTCAGCGCCTACCGCCGACACGCCCTGGAGACGGTGCCTGGCTGGAAGTGGCGAGGACACGACTCCGCCTGGGAGGCGAACTTCCAGCTCGCACGAGCGACGCCACCTGTCGAGATCCGCCCAGGACATCCCATCTACGGATGGGTCATCCGCCAGCGGCGAGCACACAGAGCAGGTCGACTGACCCCGCGGCGGGCGCAACAGCTCGAATCTCTGCGCCTCCTCGACGCTCGAGTGCGATCCCGCCGGTGA
- a CDS encoding DUF3089 domain-containing protein, producing MDITDLGTGKVTKAGLPKASDQPVDCFYVYPTVSNDLALNAQAVASPEVRSIATMQAARFSGMCRVFAPLYPQVPLAALAPASLLSIKPAFDTAYEAVRSAWRDYLSRDNGGRGVVFLGHSQGTHMLRKLLREEVDSNASVRSKVVGAFLLGGNVTTAPGSTRGGDFRNIPTCTSRGEYGCVVAYSTSASSPALSLFGDSAEDVTGAAVGLPVGAGRAVVCTDPAKLADEQGPVGVTMPSRPFAPGLMAALLQVTAYPQGWPTSSSTWTIGAGRGVGQCTGGKNNLYRITLSGPQTINELPLYQTHLIDLNFGLERLVSIARSQAASWQAR from the coding sequence ATGGACATCACAGACCTCGGAACTGGCAAGGTGACCAAAGCGGGCCTCCCGAAAGCTTCGGATCAGCCCGTCGACTGCTTCTACGTGTACCCCACTGTGAGCAACGACCTTGCCCTCAACGCCCAGGCCGTTGCGTCGCCGGAGGTGCGGTCGATCGCGACAATGCAGGCAGCCCGCTTCTCCGGGATGTGTCGTGTGTTCGCACCGCTCTACCCGCAGGTCCCGCTCGCCGCGCTCGCACCGGCGTCGCTCTTGAGTATCAAGCCGGCATTCGACACGGCCTATGAAGCCGTACGTTCCGCGTGGCGCGACTATCTTTCGCGCGACAACGGAGGGCGCGGCGTCGTGTTCTTGGGGCACTCCCAGGGGACGCACATGCTGCGCAAACTGCTCCGAGAGGAAGTGGACTCGAACGCCTCGGTGCGCTCGAAGGTGGTAGGTGCGTTTCTGCTGGGCGGGAACGTGACTACAGCACCCGGCTCCACGCGAGGGGGCGACTTCCGCAACATCCCGACATGCACCAGCCGAGGTGAGTACGGCTGCGTCGTCGCGTACTCGACAAGCGCGTCATCTCCCGCGCTCTCCTTGTTCGGAGATAGTGCCGAAGATGTCACCGGCGCCGCTGTCGGACTCCCCGTCGGCGCCGGGCGCGCCGTCGTGTGCACAGACCCTGCCAAACTCGCAGACGAGCAGGGGCCTGTGGGAGTCACGATGCCCAGTCGCCCATTCGCGCCAGGGCTGATGGCCGCCCTCCTTCAGGTCACGGCCTACCCGCAAGGCTGGCCGACGTCGTCGAGCACGTGGACGATCGGTGCGGGCCGTGGTGTCGGGCAGTGCACTGGCGGCAAGAACAATCTCTACCGCATCACACTGTCGGGGCCTCAGACCATTAACGAGTTGCCCCTGTATCAGACGCATCTGATCGATCTGAACTTCGGCTTGGAGCGCTTGGTCTCCATCGCTCGTTCGCAGGCGGCTTCTTGGCAGGCGCGGTAG
- a CDS encoding AAA family ATPase gives MPDAQAQEYFSLAMEALQQENYTSAMHTLIYVTEGWENYCDPHRALAFARDKLGRELTPLDEIKKIRDTLDTYDEMTTAVWEGYAEHGLTTTWVLPKIPIVFPLSSRGQIRAGYAALLVSEGRYAEAAAELQLAEAAPTLHSENAAVATKAIAAVRGLLMYETERWDDVIAAVSPLTTAGSSGDFDQILLAYGHAMTGTALAHMGSHAIGQEKLEHAVQAGYRAVGGWASLELGLSRRAAGDEEGAQKAFSGGLQFQTGTDALQDALQNKSRKMRITTAAVIAARTDPWDPATEPDVADFERTSSQEERRTTLTDALEVLDRLDGMQQIKERIETMGLEIAFENEQRRRGLAVKPKTRHLIFKGPPGTGKTTIAQLVVALYYGLGVIRHETLVDANRAKLVAEYEGQSGPKTLAKLEEARGGVIFIDEAYELVQERPGQKDAFGHEALTALLEYMDNHRDDIIVIIAGYEAPIERFLQENPGLKSRFAYSLSFKTYSADEMWRIINGMAVADGRSIDPRAENFFKQTIEIMHDTDASRKKVLDNAGNGRFARNVFEQAQGLAAKRLMRSGGDLSALSDAELMQLSAEDIHGAMAQILAGYSITHLPAIA, from the coding sequence GTGCCCGATGCCCAAGCTCAGGAGTACTTCTCGCTCGCAATGGAGGCGCTGCAGCAGGAGAACTACACCTCCGCAATGCACACGCTCATCTACGTCACCGAGGGGTGGGAGAACTACTGCGACCCGCACCGAGCTCTCGCCTTCGCGCGGGACAAGCTCGGACGCGAGCTGACTCCGCTCGACGAGATCAAGAAGATCCGCGACACCCTCGACACGTACGACGAGATGACGACGGCGGTCTGGGAGGGCTACGCGGAGCACGGCCTCACCACGACCTGGGTGCTGCCGAAGATCCCGATCGTCTTCCCGCTGAGCTCCCGCGGCCAGATCCGCGCCGGATACGCGGCGCTGCTCGTGTCCGAGGGCCGCTACGCGGAGGCAGCCGCCGAGCTCCAGCTGGCGGAGGCGGCGCCGACGCTGCATTCCGAGAACGCCGCTGTGGCAACGAAGGCCATCGCCGCGGTGCGTGGGCTGCTGATGTACGAGACCGAGCGCTGGGACGACGTGATCGCCGCCGTCTCGCCGCTCACGACCGCGGGAAGCTCGGGCGACTTCGACCAGATCCTGCTTGCCTACGGCCACGCCATGACCGGCACTGCTCTGGCCCACATGGGCTCGCACGCGATCGGCCAGGAGAAGCTCGAGCACGCAGTGCAGGCGGGGTACCGCGCAGTCGGCGGCTGGGCGTCCCTCGAGCTCGGCCTCTCACGGCGTGCAGCCGGCGACGAAGAGGGAGCGCAGAAGGCGTTCTCGGGTGGCCTGCAGTTCCAGACCGGGACCGACGCGCTGCAGGACGCACTGCAGAACAAGTCCCGGAAGATGCGGATCACCACCGCGGCGGTGATCGCCGCCCGCACGGACCCGTGGGACCCCGCCACCGAGCCCGACGTCGCCGACTTCGAGCGGACGTCGTCACAGGAGGAGCGCCGGACCACCCTCACGGACGCGCTCGAAGTCCTCGATCGACTCGACGGGATGCAGCAGATCAAGGAGCGCATCGAGACGATGGGCCTCGAGATCGCGTTCGAGAACGAGCAGCGGCGCCGCGGGCTGGCAGTCAAGCCGAAGACGCGCCACCTGATCTTCAAGGGCCCGCCCGGGACCGGCAAGACTACGATCGCGCAGCTGGTCGTCGCGCTCTACTACGGGCTGGGTGTGATCCGGCACGAGACGCTCGTCGACGCGAACCGCGCGAAGCTCGTCGCGGAGTACGAAGGCCAGTCGGGGCCGAAGACCCTCGCGAAGCTCGAAGAGGCCCGCGGCGGAGTGATCTTCATCGACGAGGCGTACGAGCTCGTGCAGGAACGCCCCGGGCAGAAGGACGCGTTCGGTCACGAGGCACTCACCGCGCTGCTCGAGTACATGGACAACCACCGGGACGACATCATCGTGATCATCGCGGGCTACGAGGCGCCGATCGAACGCTTCCTGCAGGAGAACCCGGGCCTGAAGAGCCGCTTCGCGTACTCGCTGAGCTTCAAGACGTACAGCGCCGACGAGATGTGGCGGATCATCAACGGGATGGCGGTCGCCGACGGGCGGTCGATCGACCCGCGGGCCGAGAACTTCTTCAAGCAGACGATCGAGATCATGCACGACACGGACGCATCGCGGAAGAAGGTCCTCGACAACGCCGGCAACGGCCGCTTCGCGCGCAACGTCTTCGAGCAGGCTCAGGGGCTCGCGGCCAAGCGCCTCATGCGCAGCGGCGGCGACCTGAGCGCGCTCAGCGACGCAGAGCTGATGCAGCTCTCCGCCGAGGACATCCACGGAGCGATGGCGCAGATCCTCGCCGGCTACAGCATCACGCACCTGCCGGCGATCGCGTAG
- the istB gene encoding IS21-like element helper ATPase IstB, giving the protein MTATANKNQTNALAPSLRRRGGLTEEAALAAVDQACRRLRLPTVRSMIDQHLTAAAKQQLSYQGFLAELLLAEVDDRDRRSTVRRVKAAGFPREKWLADFDFDANPDIEPATIHQLATGDWIRHGLPLCLIGDSGTGKSHLLIGLGTAAAEQGFRVRYTLATKLVNELVEAADEKQLAKTINRYGRVDLLIIDELGYMELDRRGAELLFQVLTEREEKNSVAIASNQSFSGWTDTFTDPRLCAAIVDRLTYRGTIIETGTHSYRLAHTEAAATAG; this is encoded by the coding sequence ATGACCGCAACCGCCAATAAGAACCAGACGAATGCGCTGGCCCCGTCGTTGCGCCGCCGGGGCGGCCTCACCGAAGAAGCCGCCCTCGCCGCCGTTGACCAGGCCTGCCGGCGCCTACGCCTGCCGACAGTGCGGTCGATGATCGACCAGCACCTCACCGCCGCCGCCAAGCAGCAATTGTCCTACCAGGGGTTCCTCGCCGAACTCCTGCTCGCCGAAGTCGACGACCGGGACCGCCGCTCCACTGTTCGCCGCGTCAAAGCCGCGGGGTTCCCGCGGGAGAAGTGGCTGGCGGACTTCGACTTCGACGCCAACCCCGACATCGAACCCGCCACCATCCACCAGCTCGCCACCGGCGACTGGATCCGCCACGGACTGCCGCTCTGCCTCATCGGCGACTCCGGAACCGGCAAATCCCATCTGCTGATCGGATTGGGAACCGCTGCCGCCGAGCAAGGCTTTAGAGTCCGCTACACCCTCGCCACCAAACTAGTGAACGAGCTGGTCGAGGCCGCTGACGAGAAGCAGCTCGCGAAGACCATCAACCGCTACGGCCGCGTTGACCTGCTCATCATCGACGAGCTCGGCTACATGGAACTCGATCGCCGCGGCGCCGAACTGCTCTTCCAAGTCCTCACCGAACGCGAAGAGAAGAACAGCGTCGCGATCGCTTCCAACCAGTCCTTCTCCGGCTGGACAGACACCTTCACCGACCCACGACTCTGCGCCGCGATCGTCGACCGGCTCACCTACCGCGGCACCATCATCGAAACCGGCACTCACAGCTACCGCCTGGCTCACACCGAAGCAGCAGCTACCGCGGGCTAA